The Spirochaetota bacterium genome contains the following window.
CTTCCAGGAAATATGAGCCATCGCTTCCTTCAACCTTTCCATAGGAACTTCATATTTAGCCTCATAACCGGAGGCTAATTGAGCGAACATTCCAGGGGCTGACATGTTTGGACCGATTACTGTTGAAAGTGTTCCGCCAAAACCGCCAGCCATTGGCAATCCGCCATATCCAGTATCCTTAGTCTTCTCAACCCCCATAGTTAGAACAATATCATACACTCCAGAGGCTACTGCATAGCAGGCTCCCCGAAAGGACTCACTGCCAGTTGCGCATGCATTCTCAACACGGGTAACCGGAATAAATGGCAACTTCAATGTTCTAGCCACAGGCAACGCTGTGCCACCCATACCGAATTCAGGCATACAGCTTCCTATCCAACAAGCATTTATATCCTTCTTTTCTATTCCTGCATCTTCAAGACATTCTACATAGGCCTCTACAAGCATGTCTTCTGCGGAAGAATCCCATCGCTCGCCAAAACTGCTGCAACCCATTCCTAAAATAGCAACTTTATCTTTAATACTACCCATAATTACACCCCCTTATTTAGGTACTGCTTTCCAAAAATATATTGTTAAGTCTCGTTTTTCATCATAGTATACAATACGAAAGCTAAATTTCATAGGCATCCCTACGGCAATTGATTCCAATGTGCAATCAGTAAAACTCATTGTAAACCTGCCGCCGCCATCAAAATCGATGTTTCCATATAGCTGCGGAGGATCCATTGATGCTGCAAGGTTATCTCCAGTATAACTGAAAATTTTACCAGTTTTATCAGCAAAATTATAATCTTCCATCTGATCAATAGCTCCGCATTCTGGATTTGCGCAAACCTGTTGTGGCGGCAATTGTGGTGTCCCGCACTTCTTGCATTTGCTGCCAATGAATCCCAATATTGTCTTCCTGTTTCTCCAATTCACTGACCATCGAGCCCAAACATCTTCCTCTCCCCTCAAGCCTATGTCCGCGTCAATAATGCCTCTCCAGGTAAGATATTTCTCATACCTATCCAATTCAGCCTTGTTGGCCAAGCTTCCTGAAACTCCTGTCCTTGCAGATAAGTTCTTTATATTATTAGTCACCTCAAAGCAAATAGCATCGCAACCACTTCCAAAGCTAACAACTAAAAGCTTATCCCCAGGATTAGCGTCCTCTAAAGCCTTTGCCAGCATCACCATCGGTTGAGCTGTTCCCATCTCTCCAACCTCTCCCAACATGGTATCCTGAACCCTACCATCACCCAATCCAAACATCTTTGCCAGTTTTTGATGTTCGCGAGCATAATAACAGGGATAGATCACCTTGGCAATATCATCCATCTTCATATTGCACTTATTCAACAAACCATTAACGACTTCAGGAATAAACTTATCAAATCCCTCATCCCTGATCCATCGATCTTCCCACTGTCGATCAAATTTTGCAAAACTGCCTCGATAATGATCAACGAAATCACATGATAGAGAATATGAACCCTTATATTCAGCAATCACGTCCTTATCGCTAACCAAAAAGGCAGCAGCGCCATCGCCCATTATGAGTTCCTGCGGACTCCCCATTTTACCCAAACGACAATCAGAGGCACAGACAACCATATCTTTGGTTCCATTGGATGAGACTGCCTCAATTGCGGATATCAAGGCCGTTGTCCCAGACTTGAGTGAACCGGCAAAATCTGCTGTCCTCACATTATCATTCATTCTTAATGCACCTGAAATAATGCCAGCGTTCTGTCTCTCCTTATAGGGAAATGTTGTTGAAGCGAAATAAACACCACCCATTTCGGATGGATTAAAACCACCGATACAATCCAAACTTGCAGCCA
Protein-coding sequences here:
- a CDS encoding 3-oxoacyl-[acyl-carrier-protein] synthase III C-terminal domain-containing protein; the encoded protein is MVGIRSYGGYIPRYRLNRGTIFKSMGWINQANMAYARGEKAVANVDEDSLTMAVAASLDCIGGFNPSEMGGVYFASTTFPYKERQNAGIISGALRMNDNVRTADFAGSLKSGTTALISAIEAVSSNGTKDMVVCASDCRLGKMGSPQELIMGDGAAAFLVSDKDVIAEYKGSYSLSCDFVDHYRGSFAKFDRQWEDRWIRDEGFDKFIPEVVNGLLNKCNMKMDDIAKVIYPCYYAREHQKLAKMFGLGDGRVQDTMLGEVGEMGTAQPMVMLAKALEDANPGDKLLVVSFGSGCDAICFEVTNNIKNLSARTGVSGSLANKAELDRYEKYLTWRGIIDADIGLRGEEDVWARWSVNWRNRKTILGFIGSKCKKCGTPQLPPQQVCANPECGAIDQMEDYNFADKTGKIFSYTGDNLAASMDPPQLYGNIDFDGGGRFTMSFTDCTLESIAVGMPMKFSFRIVYYDEKRDLTIYFWKAVPK